A genomic stretch from Telopea speciosissima isolate NSW1024214 ecotype Mountain lineage chromosome 7, Tspe_v1, whole genome shotgun sequence includes:
- the LOC122669519 gene encoding peroxidase 16-like: MEHRNSFLLSFLLLLLPLLLNSASAQLKQNFYQNICPNVENYVRSAVEKKFNETFVTAPGTLRLFFHDCFVRGCDASVLLASSGNNAEKDSPLDQSLAGDGFDTVIKAKAAVDNDSKCKNKVSCADILALAARDVIVLTGGPSYTVELGRLDGRVSTNTSVHSNIPLPTFNLDKLISMFTAHGLSQTDLVALSGAHTIGSAHCARFAKRINGFSRTSSVDPTLNSTYAQQLQQECPKNVDPRVAINMDPNTPRIFDNTYYKNLQQGMGLFTSDQVLFTDSRTTKLVNLFASNVTAFQQAFITAITNLGRVGVKTGSQGEIRRDCSAVN, from the exons ATGGAGCATagaaattcttttcttttatcatttcttcttcttcttcttcctctgctactAAACTCAGCTTCTGCTCAGCTTAAGCAGAATTTCTACCAAAACATATGCCCCAATGTAGAAAATTATGTTCGAAGTGCcgttgaaaaaaaattcaatgaaacATTTGTGACAGCCCCTGGCACTCTCAGACTCTTCTTCCATGATTGTTTTGTTCGG GGGTGTGATGCTTCTGTTCTTCTTGCCTCATCTGGTAACAATGCAGAGAAGGATAGCCCCCTCGATCAATCACTTGCCGGAGATGGTTTCGACACCGTGATCAAAGCCAAGGCTGCAGTTGATAATGACTCTAAGTGCAAGAATAAGGTCTCATGTGCTGATATATTGGCCTTGGCCGCTAGAGATGTGATAGTGCTG ACAGGTGGGCCTTCGTACACAGTTGAATTGGGTAGACTTGATGGGAGAGTGTCCACCAACACCAGTGTTCACAGCAACATTCCTTTACCTACTTTCAATTTAGATAAGCTCATTTCCATGTTCACTGCACATGGTCTATCACAGACGGATTTGGTAGCATTATCAG GAGCACACACAATTGGTTCTGCTCACTGTGCCAGGTTTGCTAAACGGATTAATGGATTCAGCAGAACAAGCTCAGTTGATCCAACTCTAAATTCAACTTATGCTCAGCAACTCCAACAGGAATGCCCAAAAAATGTAGACCCAAGAGTTGCTATTAACATGGATCCTAACACACCTCGAATTTTCGACAATACTTACTACAAGAACCTTCAACAAGGGATGGGGTTATTCACATCTGATCAAGTCTTGTTCACAGATTCAAGAACAACAAAACTTGTGAATCTATTTGCGTCGAATGTTACAGCTTTCCAACAGGCTTTCATTACTGCAATTACAAATCTTGGAAGGGTTGGAGTGAAGACAGGATCACAAGGTGAAATTCGGCGAGATTGCTCTGCTGTGAACTAG
- the LOC122669364 gene encoding peroxidase 16-like, with protein sequence MEHKISFLLSFLLLGLLLNPATSQLQRNFYRNTCPNVEQYVRSAVQQKLQQTFVTAPGTLRLFFHDCFVQGCDASVLLSSPTNNAEKDHPDDISLAGDGFDTVIKAKAAVDRDPRCKNKVSCADILALAARDVIALTGGPSYLVELGRRDGRISTMSNVQNHLPHPNFNLNQLNTMFTSNGLTMTDMIALSGAHTIGFSHCNRISNRIYGFSRTRQVDPTLNPTYAQQLQQMCPRNVDPRVAINMDPTTPRTFDNAYFKNLQRGMGLFTSDQVLFSDSRSRNFVNFFASNNTAFQQFFVNAITKLGRVGVKTGIQGEIRRDCSAVN encoded by the exons ATGGAGCAtaagatttcttttcttttatcttttcttctaCTGGGTCTACTACTAAACCCAGCAACTTCTCAGCTTCAGAGAAATTTCTACAGGAATACATGCCCCAATGTTGAACAATATGTTAGAAGTGCAGTTCAACAGAAGTTACAGCAAACTTTTGTGACAGCACCTGGCACTCTGAGACTCTTCTTCCATGATTGTTTTGTCCAG GGGTGTGATGCTTCTGTACTTCTTTCTTCACCTACTAATAATGCTGAGAAGGATCACCCAGATGATATTTCACTTGCTGGTGATGGTTTTGACACAGTGATCAAAGCTAAGGCTGCTGTTGATAGGGATCCAAGATGCAAGAATAAGGTTTCATGTGCTGATATATTGGCCTTGGCCGCAAGAGATGTGATAGCTTTG ACAGGTGGCCCATCTTACTTAGTTGAATTGGGGAGACGTGATGGAAGAATCTCTACCATGAGCAATGTTCAAAACCATCTTCCTCATCCTAATTTCAATTTGAACCAGCTGAATACCATGTTCACCTCGAATGGTCTCACGATGACAGATATGATTGCGCTATCGG GAGCACACACAATCGGCTTCTCTCATTGCAACAGAATTTCTAATCGGATTTACGGATTCAGTCGCACCCGTCAAGTAGATCCAACACTGAACCCAACTTATGCTCAGCAACTTCAACAGATGTGCCCAAGAAATGTAGACCCAAGAGTTGCCATTAACATGGATCCTACCACACCTAGGACTTTTGATAATGCCTACTTCAAGAACCTCCAACGAGGAATGGGTTTGTTTACCTCTGATCAAGTATTGTTCTCAGATTCAAGATCCAGGAATTTTGTGAATTTCTTTGCATCAAACAATACAGCTTTCCAACAATTTTTTGTTAATGCCATTACAAAGCTCGGAAGGGTTGGTGTTAAGACCGGAATACAGGGCGAAATTCGGCGTGATTGCAGTGCTGTGAACTAG
- the LOC122667675 gene encoding uncharacterized protein LOC122667675 has translation MGTELQYTVNPLASIPKSTNQNAVNTKDSWEFFQKILLKKNIEKSGFDKFQDSMDRLFEEFNRESVKKTMLRHEEIFKEQVRELHRLYKVQKMLMAEHRNKEPKLHQLVNQHHQATQGGPDFTEMDNQIGFWSPGTSSQNNHSPFENWQHCVRDDPSSQEPSGSFSGNALRIPRGFDLERPAEENLSTDAASAIEDQTGLSFLRPSKDKMSINNSHDPRFYQDEEDSDVELTLSIGCGSSSRKSRSHHHPNQSMPIRSDQEQDHSDQAKSNAHSTFNRESLQQQPWLFQYLSLNRT, from the exons ATGGGAACAGAACTCCAGTACACAGTTAATCCCTTAGCCAGCATACCAAAGAGTACCAACCAAAATGCTGTAAATACTAAAGATTCTTGGGAGTTTTTCCAGAAGATATTGTTGAAGAAAAACATAGAAAAGTCTGGTTTTGACAAGTTTCAAGACTCCATGGATAGACTGTTTGAAGAATTCAACAGAGAATCTGTGAAGAAGACAATGCTGAGGCATGAGGAGATCTTTAAAGAGCAG GTAAGGGAACTCCACCGGCTATACAAAGTTCAGAAGATGCTTATGGCTGAGCATAGAAATAAGGAGCCAAAGCTCCATCAACTTGTCAATCAGCATCACCAAGCAACCCAAGGTGGTCCTGACTTCACAGAGATGGATAACCAAATTGGGTTTTGGAGCCCAGGGACTAGCTCACAAAATAACCATTCACCTTTTGAAAACTGGCAACATTGTGTGAGAGATGATCCAAGTTCACAGGAACCTAGTGGTAGCTTTTCTGGCAATGCTCTCAGAATTCCTAGGggctttgatcttgaaagacctgctgaagaaaacCTCTCAACTGATGCTGCCAGTGCTATTGAAGACCAGACAGGACTTAGCTTCCTAAGGCCATCTAAAGATAAGATGAGTATTAACAACTCACATGATCCAAGATTCTACCAAGATGAGGAGGATAGTGATGTAGAGCTAACATTAAGTATTGGATGTGGATCTAGCAGTAGGAAATCAAGGAGCCACCACCACCCAAATCAATCTATGCCAATCAGATCAGATCAAGAACAGGATCACAGTGATCAGGCTAAAAGCAATGCACACTCAACATTCAATCGGGAAAGCTTGCAGCAACAACCATGGCTTTTTCAGTATCTTAGTTTGAACAGAACATGA